The DNA region GCCGCTGACTTGTTCACTTCTGTCATGTCCAACTTCAGGAGCTGTGATCATGATCTCCCGACTCACGAACTTCAGTCCGCACATCGCCGGCGTCGTGTCTCTGCTCCGGCAACTGTCGCGCGAATGCCGCAGCGCTGAACGACAGGGCCTCGACGTCACCACCTTCGAACGCATCCTCACCGACCGGCACCGCGCCGGCGACTGATCCGCCGTCCGGCACACCGTGAGCCGGCATCCGGACAATCACTTCCGGTTCCTCACCACGAGACTCAGAAAGGTTCGTCACCATGAAACAGCAACCGCAGCCAGGTCAGCAGGGGCCGAAGATCGGCCAGGGCCACGCGTCCGCAATGTTCCGCGCCGGACTGAAGGAACTCTCGGCGATCCTGCCCGCATTCCCCGACAGCGTCAGACCCGTCGAGGAAATGGGCCTCGCCGGCAACACACTGCCGCAGGAAGTTTACAACGACCGGCACCCCAAAAATCAGCAGCAGCAGCCCGGCCACGATCAGCCGACGCATCAACCGTCGATGAATCACCAGGCTGCGGATCACCAGCCCGAACAGCACAGCCCGACAATCGACGACACGTTCGAACTGAGCATGTAACCGCAGCTCCGCAGCCTTCCCCGAAGTTGCTCCCGGCCGACTGATGCCTCCCATCACTCGGCCGTTTTCACGCGCCGATCACACCGGCTGATCTCCTCCTCCGCAACACTCCGCCCGCCCCGCGCGTGAACAGTCTGGAAGTTCATTCCGTTCCCGCGCCGGAGCTCCCGACCATGCACCACAACTCCTCTCTCAGCCACCGCCTGCGAATGCTGTCCATCGTCGAAGCCGCCGAAGAACTCAATCTCCGCCCAACCCAGGTCATGAAACTCATCACCTCCGGCCTCCTGAACCACCACCGCCTCGGCCCCCGCCACCAATCCATCCGAATCCTCCGCATCGACCTCATGCCATTCAGCCGGGAAACCCGCCGCCACGTGTTGTTTCGCAAAGGGCGAAACGATGAATCGTGACCTCTCCATCAGCCAGGTCGCCCGACACCTGCAGATCCGCCGCGAAACCGTGAAACGCCTCATCGAACAGGGCCACCTCGAAGCCTACGACGCCGCCCCGCCATCCGCCCCCCGCCGAGCCTACCGGATCACGGAACCCGCACTCACCGCGTTCAAACAGGCACGCCGATTCAGAAAACATGTCCCGCAGAACCGAAAGGTATCACCAGCGGAGGTCATTGAATTCTTCTAACCTACAGACTGACCTGCGGCCGCCGAGCCTGTCAGCGTCATTACCGGACTCGGTCTGCGATTCACCCGTTTACACAATTCGGCCGCTGATATCCGAATACAAGACGGTTTTCCTGCAGCTTTTCAGAGCCTTGTCAGCCAAACAGCCAGTCCCGGACCCGATCCGAAACTGCGGTCAGCCGACTGTCATCAATGCGCTCACGGTAGAGGCTCGCCATGTCATCGTTGACATGGCCCATGATCGCGTCAACGGCAACCTGATCGCCGCTGCCCCCGGCGATCGTTTCGAACGTATGACGCAGCGCGTAAAATCCCACGCCCTGCCTCTTCAGCCCGAGTGCCTTCAGGAGCTTCGCAAACGCATCTGCGATCTTGTCGATATTACTTGTGCCGGACGGTCCTGTCCTGACCCACGGTCGTCCGTACTTGGTGATGAAAAGAAGATCGCTGCGGACGTCATCGCGGGCTTTCGGCCGGGACAGTGATGCAGATTTGATCGCCTCTATCGTCTCCGGCCAAAGCGGAATGCGCCGGGGAATCCCTGTTTTGACTCTCGGAAAATCGAGCCATCCGTGAGTGATCGAGGAGTCCGTCAGTTCTGCCAGGTCGCTGGCACCGAGGCCGCCATTCACACCGAGATAAACCATTGCTCGAAGAGGATCGGAGGCCGCATCAAGAATCGTCCTCAGTTCCGCGGCCTCGAACATCTTGAGACCGTGCTGTTGCTGCTTTCGGGCACGGTCAAGGCGCAGAGCCTTCTTTGACGGGCGTTTGAAGTGCTGACCGAATCGGACCGGGCGATCGATTAGTTCGTTCTCGAATGCAAAGCGAAACACCATTCGGCACACGGTCACCTGCACACCGATGGCACTCAGACCGCGGACCTTACCCAGTTTGATCCGGTAGCGTTCGAAGTCCTCCACGCGAATGTCGGACACCAAACGCTCGCGTTCGAAATGGCTGATGATGTTTTCACAACAGCGAAAGTAGTCCAGGAAGGATCGCGGCGACAGTTCCTGAGAATCCACCATTGCCTGCTTCACGGTCAGGAACCGGTTGACAAGGTCGACGATACGACACCCGTCCGACACCTGCGGCGGTGTTCGACCTGCTTGAAGATACTCACGCTGTGCGAGATACTTCGCTTCCGAGCCTTCCGGATCAGACCACGGCCCGAAGTAGTACTGCTTCCCTTTGATTTTCTTCGCCCACTGACCGTTCTGATGCGGAAACAGCGGAAAATTCCTGCGTGGTTTGCCTGGCTTGGTTCTTGTCTTTGCCATTGCAATGTTCTCAGGAAAGAAGCAAAACGGGTGTCGTATCGGGTGTCGTCCTCAAGTCTGAGTTAGATTCTAACAATCAGGGGCCATAGCTCAATCGGTTAGAGCAGCGAACTCATAATTCGTTGGTTGGGGGTTCAAGTCCCTCTGGCCCTATTTGTATGGGACGCAGTTGAGGCAGGGTGTTTTCTGAGGCTGGGGGGGTGTTTGTGAGTGTCTGCCGGCGAACTCAGTCGGCGCGAGTCCGGCGACTGAGGTCGGTCGCGCGGCTTCGGTTGGCGCGGTTCGACATGTATGGCGGTGTCATGAGACCCGGCAGCCGATCCTGTTCATTGATTCGCGCGGACGCGGCAGCGACGTTATGCAGAAGATAGTCTTCGACGATCCCTATACCTTCGTTCCGCCGTATCGGGGGAAGTTCTGGTCGTGGGCCTTTCGGTTTTACCTGCCGCGGTTTCTGCGAACGAATTATGGGATCACGGGCTGGACGACTCACGGCATTGAGCATCTGCGGGGATCCCTGAAGGCGGGACACGGCATTATTCTGTGTCCGAATCACTGCCGGATTTCGGACCCGATGCTTACGGGAGTCATCACGATGGAGACTCCCTGCCATTTTTACGCGCTGGCAAGCTGGCATGTGTTTCGACAAAGCCGGCTGGAAACGTTTATTGCCCGGCGCGTCGGCGGGTTCAGCATTTATCGCGAAGGATTTGACCGGCAGGCTCTGGACACGTCGGTGGACATCGTCGCCGAGGCGGAGCGTCCGCTGGTGATCTTTCCCGAAGGATCGATTTCCTTTGCCAACGACCGGCTGTTGCCGCTGATGGACGGCACGTCGTTCATCGCTCGCGCGGCGGCGAAACGCCGAGCGAGGCGGCATCCCGATTCGCGAGTCGTCATTCATCCCGTGGCCTTTCGTTACAGGCATCGTTCTGATCCGAATACATCCCTGGTGCCGGCGATCGAGCGACTGGAACGCATGGTGTTCTGGCAGACTCTGGACAATCTTCCGCTGATTGACCGCCTGCGACGGCTGGGCCGGGCGCTGTTGTGTGCCAGGGAAATTCAGGTTCTGGGGGAAGCTCGCGCGGGAGGTCTGCATTCCCGAATTCAGCGGTTGCTGAATGACATCCTGCAGCCGATGGAACGCGAGTGGCTCGGGCAGACTCGCACGGGAAGCATCAGCGCCCGCGTGAAGGATCTGCGGGCGGCGATCGTTCCCGACATGTCGCGCGGCAGCGTCGATCGCGCTGAACGCAGGCGTCGCTGGCGGCTGCTGACCGATCTGTACTACGCGCAGTGTCTGTCACTTTATCCGGAAGGCTATCTGGAAGACGGACGCTGCGGCGAAGCATCGGTGGACCGTCTGTTTGAAACGGTGGAGCGGCTGGAAGAAGACATGACCGACCGCTTCGAAATCCGTCGCGACGTGCATGTCGACATCACAATCGGTGAAGCCATCGAAGTCGATCCGGCACAGAAGAAGGATCGTTCCGGTGATCCGCTGATGGCCACTCTTCGGCAGCGACTGCTGGACCTGCTGGGGATCGAAGACTGGTGGCCTCCGGAACCCGTGACCGCAACCGACGATTCGGACGATGGAGATTCCGCGGACGGAGCCTCGTCGGACAGCGATTCGCCCGTTGGCGAAGCTGTCGTGTCGGACCAGGCGTAGCCTTTGTTCTGAAAGTCATGTCATGTTTCGAGTCCGAATGCTGTGCCTGCTGCTGGCGGGCTGCCTGTCGCACGCACGCATCACGTCGGCGGACGACGTGAGTGCTTCCGATGTTCCTGAGCTGACGACAACGCAGGTGGTCAGTTCTCTGGATGGCATGGAACAGCCCGTTCGCTACTGGGCACCCGACGAAGCGAACGGCGACAGCCCGCTGCCGCTATTTGTGTTCCTGCATTCGTGGAGCGGCGATTACACGCAGGACAACAGCAAGTGGCTGAAACAGGCGGTTGCTCGCAACTGGATTTTTCTGCACCCGAATTTCCGGGGTGTGAATGAAACTCCGCAGGCGTGTGGGTCGGAGTTTGCCCGCCGGGATGTGCTGGACGCGATTGACTTCGCGTGCGAGAAGTTTCGCGTCGATCGTCGGCGAATCTATCTTGCGGGAACATCCGGCGGCGGCCACATGGCGATGCTGATGGCCGCGTATCATCCCGATCGGTTCTCCGCAGTTTCGGAGTGGGTGGGAATCAGTGATCTGCAGCGCTGGTATCACTTTCACGTGAAGGAAGGGCAGCCGCAGCGATACGCGCAGATGATCGTGAAGTGTCTGGGTGGTCCTCCCGGTACGTCGCCGGAGATTGACGCGAGCTACCAGGAACGGTCGCCGCTGTTTCACCTGAGCAACGCCGCGGACCTGCCGCTGGACTTCAACGCCGGTGTCCACGACGGACACACGGGATCTGTGCCGATTGACCACACACTGAATGCGTACCTGACGGTCACGGCTGCTCACGGGACGGCGACGATCTCGTCGAGTGAAATCGCGGAACTGCTGCAGGAAGAAACCCTGTCGCGACCGACGCCTTCCGATGAAGCCGGTGACCCGACCTATGGACGAAGGATTCTGCTGCGAAGACAATCGCGGAACGCTCGCGTGACAATCTTCGAGGGCGGACACGAGGGACTTCCGGAGCCTGCCTGTGAGTGGCTGTCGCAACAGTCGCGACTTGTCCAGCCGGAAAGCAGCGATCGTCAGGAGGAAAAGGCGATTGAGTGAACCGGCTGCCGAATTCAACCCGTATCGAGCTCCTGCCAGCGGGCCGGGTCCGGACGCCGGCGTGCGACTGGAAGCGGGTACGGCATTTCTGGTCTCGACGACCGCTGTATTGTGCGGCGATACTCTGGAGTTTCCCCCGGTATGCATCAGGACGGCGGTTCGCACAGACCTTGTTAACGTCCGCCGGACCCTGAAATGGTCGTCGCACAGACTTCAGATTGGCGCGTATTTGTGCCTGATGATGACGACTTTTCAGTTTCCAAACATCACGGCGATGATTCGCCAGCAATTTCGCGTGCAGTCACCTGCAGGGATTTCCACTTTGACGGCTTTGGGATTCGCGACCGCTGGTGTAACCCTGCTGACGCTGGCACATCGCGGGCGGCGACGAGTTGCGGCATCGTGGTTTATTAGCCGCACCGAATTCGAACGCGAACGACGACGGCGCAGAATAGGACTTCTGCTGATGGTGATCTGCGGAATCGCAATCCCTTTCAGTCTGTACTACGGACCATCGATTCTCGACGGAGAACTCATGTTCTTTGTCACTTCGCTTGCACCGATCTTCGTTTTCTCCTTCGGCGTTCAGTTGTGGCGAAGAAGCGAGCCGCGGATTTCGGGAGTTCGCGACGGGCTTAACGTGGTGGAGGACTTACCTCCGGTGTTTACGGAAGCGTTGCTGGCCATCATCGACGCCGCCAACGCTCGGCACGAAGCCGCCACAGCCGGTGAATAGTCATGCGGCGTTTTCGCGCTGGCGGACCGGACCGAAAGCCGACGAAACGTCCATTGTGTTGCGGCAATCGACAGATGAATATCGACCCGTGCAGAGCGGCAATTGCTTCACTCTCCCGTCTGAACGGGAGGGTCGCCGATCGAATGCCGTTCAGCCGTTCGATCGCGGGGAGAGCTGCGTGCAGGGCAGTCGCGTTGCGCGGCTGACCCTCCCCTCGTTTGATCGCATGAACGGCGATCAAACTTCGACCCGCGGCGCGGGAGGGTGTATTCTCTTCTGCCGCAGGGCCGAACCGCGCGGGCTGGCTGTTTACTGCTGTTCACGGATGTATTTCAAATCGACGCGAACTGAGGCGGCTTTCAGAATTTCAAACTGCTGCTGTGTTCCGTCGGCGTCGAGAGGGTTTTCGGCCAGGTACAGTCTCCAGTACGGAGCAAACCGCCGTTCGGATTCGTTGTCGGCGCGGGCCATTTCAGCAAGCGGGCTGATGTCGCGGATCCTGTTTTTCATCAGAAACGTGAAGCGAAGTTCGTGTAGCGACTTCAAAGCTGACACGTCTTCGATCTGATTGCCGCTCAGGTCAAGGCTATCGAGATGCACCAGCGTGGCCACAGGCTGCACGTCAGAAATCCGGTTGCCCGCGGCGTACAGAGAATGCAGCTTCGGCAGATCCTTCAGGGGATCCAGCGATTCGATCTGATTTCCGTCGGCGTAAAGCGAAGCGAGTGCCTTCAATTCCGTCACAGCGTCCAGTTTCGGAATCTGATTGTTTTCGACGTTCAGGTACTGAAGCTTCGTCAGAGCACGCAGCGGGTCGATGGAAGTGATCTTATTGCCGGCAAGGTCCAGCGACTGAATGTTGACGCAGGCGGCCAGAGGCGACACGTCCTGGATGGCATTTTGTGAAAGACGCACTTCGGCCAGGTTTGTGCAGTGTTCCAGTCCCGTCAGATCCTGAATCTGCCTGTCGATGGCTTGCAGGTAATAGATCTTTTGCAGGTTCTCGGCGGTGAAGGCTTCTCCTTCGACGGCTTTTCGCTTCAATATGTCTTTCAGAACCGACGCCAGGTTTTCATCGGGAACGCTGACTTCTTCGGCAGCCGGTGGATCTGCGGCAGCGGGTTTTTCGTGAATCGCCGTCAGCACGACGGTCAACATCAGAAAGCTGAGCTGTTGGAGTTTCCTGAAAGAGCGTGACATTTCTCAAAGACCTGTTCAGACGAAAAAACGATAAGCGTCGGCCGCAATTTCGCGGCTGAATGACAGTATAATCCGCCAGGCGGGCCGCATCACCTGTGTGAAATCGGCATACGGACGTCTGACAGAAGGGATCAGTCATCGGTGACCGATCCGGCGTGTCGTCCGTTGCGTGCCATCGTTTATTGACAGAAGACCACGACAGCAAACTCCCGACAGGAACCCCACATGACTCGCCCAATCACCGCCGCCATTCTGACTGCGTTTCTGTGTATTCCGGCGATGGCGGAAGACAAGCCCGCGGCCGATCGATCGCCGGTACCGGAAGGCATTAACGACAACTTTCTGAACCCGGACCTGAATCCGGAGGAATGGCTGCAGAGATTCGAAATTGAAAGCCGCGAGGTCTTCGCCGGGCGGGAATCCATACTGAAGGCAGTCGCACTGCAGCCGGGAATGAGCATCGCGGACGTCGGCACCGGTACGGGACTGTACATGGGACCGTTTTCGAAAGCGGTCGGCGATGAAGGCCGCGTGTTTGCCGTCGACATCTCGCCGAAATTCATCGAACACATCACGCGCCGGATCAAAGCTGATGAGCTGCATAACGTCCAGCCGGTGCTGAGCAACGATCGTTCAATCACACTGGAACCCGAAGTGGTGGATCGCGTGTTTATCTGCGACACGTATCATCATTTCGAATTCCACAAGGACATGCTGGCGTCAATCCGCAAAGCTCTGAAGCCGGGCGGTGAACTGATTCTGGTGGAATTTGACCGGATTCCCGGTACTTCCCGCGAATGGCTGCTGACTCACATTCGAGCGGACAAGGCGACGTTTCGCGGCGAAATCGAAGCCGCCGGACTGGAGTTCATCGACGAGGTCGAGATTCCGGAATTCAAGGAAAACTACCTGCTGCGGTTTCGAAAGCCGGCTGAGTGAGCGGTGCGCAGCATTCGAAACCGTACGGCCTGGCGACGCTGACTCTGCTTGTGATCGCCAGCATGATCGGTTCCGGAGTCTTCACGACGTCCGGCTATACTCTGGCCGCCGTGGGGTCGCCGGCGCGCGTCATGGTGTGCTGGCTGATCGGAGGCGGCATCGCGTTGTGCGGTGCGGTGGCGTTCGGAAGACTCGCCAGACTGATGCCGGAATCCGGCGGCGAGTACCTTTATCTGACTCGCAACGTCCATCCCATGGCGGGATTCCTGGCGGGCTGGGTGTCGCTGACAGCAGGATTCAGCGGAGCGATCGCAACGGCGGCTGTCGCATTTGAAAGCTATGCCCTGCGACCGTCTGATCGCCCGGAATGGCTGCCGGACGACGTCGTCGCGATTGCGCTGGTACTCGCGTGCGGCGTCGCTCATGCGATGCATGTTCGCGGCGGAGCGATCCTGCAGAATATCGTCGTCGTCGTGAAGCTGCTGGCGCTGGCCGTGTTTCTGGGCGTCGTTGCGGTCAGGCTGCCGGTTCACGAATGGCACTTCGCCGCAATCGAATCCGCGCCGACCAATATGTGGGACGTGACGACGGCCATCGCGACTTCGGTCGTGTGGATTTCGCTCAGCTACGCCGGTTTCAACGCCGCCATATACGTGGCGTCGGAATCTGAGCAGGCCAGTCGCAGTGTTCCCAGAGCACTCCTGCTGGGCACGCTGCTTGTGGCCGCTCTGTATCTGCTGTTGAACCTGGCGTTTGTGACTTCGACAGACGCGGGGCAGCTTGTCGGACGGAACGATGTCGCGGCGATCTCGGCACTCAGCATCGGCGGCCATTGTCTGGAGATTTTAATCCGCGTCACGATTTCGCTGGGACTGTTTTCGTCGGTTTCCGGAATGCTGATGACCGGGCCGCGCGTGTATTCGCAGATGGCGACCGACGGCGTGTTCCCGCAGTTGTTTCGCATTGACCGGCACGGCGCGGTTCGTTCGGTGAGCCTGCAGACCCTGCTGGCCGTCGCGCTGATTCTGATCCAGCGAGTTCTCGTGGCCGCGGGAATCGTGGAAACATCGCTGCTGGGATTGCTGGACTATCTGGGAACAACTCTGTCGCTGTCATCGGCCTGCTGCGTCGCAACGCTGTTTCTGCGGCGAGTACGGCAGCGCACGGATTTCGCGTCGTCACACATCGAGTCGCTGGCTGCTGCGGTCTACGTCGCGGCCACATTCACATCGATCGTGCTGCTGATGCTCCGTCGCGGAGCCGACGGCGCTCCACTGGGCGTGCGGCACCTGGCGGGCACCGCGCTGACGATCGTCACGGGCCTTGTCGCGTGGAACGTGTTTCGAGTTCGCGGCCGTCGCCATGAGACGCCTGTCGGCAGTTGACATCTGGGGCTGCCGTGCAAGCAAGTGCGGTCAGCGGCCATGCGGAGATTCGATTCGGTACAGAGCTTTCTCCGTGCGCAGAATCAGCGAATTTTCGGCCACCGCGGGCGAAGCCATGAATCCGGAATCCAGTTGGTTCGAAGCCAGTTCCTGGAACTCACTGCCTTCCGCGATGACGGTCGTCAGGCCGCTTTGGTTGAAGAAGTAGATTCGGCCGGACGCGTACAGCGGCGACGACGAGTATTCCCCCGGCAGACGACTCTGCCAGATCTCCGTTCCATCCTCCGCGTTCACACAGGAAAGAATTCCGGAGTCGCTGATGAAGTACAACTGGCCCTTCACCAGCAGCATCGAAGGCTTCTTCGGCACCTGCTTATCGGACATCCACTTCACGTGAGTCTCCGATACATCGCCGACGCCGTCGCAGCGAACCGCCAGCAGCCGCGACTGCATGTAGCTGGTGGCGATAAACACGGTGCCGTTTTCTTCAACGGGTCGCGGCACGGTCGAAAACCCTGACTGGCCGTAGCTGGCCTTCCAGACTTCGCTGCCGTTTCGAGCGTCGTAGCCGTAGACCCAGTCAGCGGCCGGTGAGACGACGATCGGCACGCCGTTCGATTCCACAACAAGCGGAGTTCCGTAAGCCTTCTTCATTTCGGCCGTGGGACTCATTTCACCTGACCGATGTGTCTGCCATGCGATCTTCCCGGTGTGCCGGTTGAAGGCTGTGATGAACTGGTCGTCCATGCCGTCGAAATGAATGATCAGCATATCGTTCCAGATGATCGGCGAACTTCCCGGTCCGTTCTGGTGGTCGACGTGAATGGAATCCTCCTTCCAGACCACGTCGCCGGAATGGCGGTTCAGGCAGGCGGTTCCGTAGGTTCCGAAGTGAAAATAGACCAGGTCGTCGGCGATCACAGGTGTCGGCGAGGCGTAGCTGTTCAGCGTGTGTTTTGGTTCTGGCTTCGGAATTTCGAACAGCGTAATCGTCTTTTCCACAGCGCCGGACTGCAGATTCACTCGCAGCGCCTGCAGCGTCAGTCCGGCGGGAACTTTGGCGCCGGAGGACGTTTCTTCCTTGGCGGGAGGTGTCTGTTCTTCGGAGGCGAATCGGCTGATTGACGTCGTCAGCCAGATCTGATCGTCGGCGATGACCGGCGACGAATGGCCTTCTCCGGGAATCGGCGTCTTCCATGCGACGTTTTCCGTTTCGCTCCAGGTCAGCGGCAGGTTGGCATTCGCAGCGCGGCCCTGACCGTCCGGACCGCGGAACTGAGGCCAGTCGGCAGCGAACAGGACTGGGGAAGCAAGTACGAGCGCCAGGGCCAGCAGACAGCGCGTTCCAGTTCGGCTCATAGGGAGAATCTCTCTTCATCCGGCAGGAATTGTTCAGACTGCGATTCAAAGTACGTCGCAAGAAATGTGGCGGGGCAGATCAACAGCGAAACGGCGCACAGTCCGGCCGCTGATGCTCGCCAGTCGAGCCACGTGTCGAACAGGCAGTTGTAGAAGATGCTGGTCCCGAACACGATAAACGACAACACGACAAACGTTCGAAACGAAGCGGTCCAGCCGCGACGCAGTGCTGTGACAACCGCGGCGGTGCTGTTCTGTCGTTTTCGCTGAGCGGGAGGCTGGTAGGGATTGAACGACGACACGGAAACGTCCTTCCACGAAGCGTCGCGGGAGTAATCGCGGGCGGCCAGTTTCACCGATGACTCGGGCAATGACAAGCCGAACGTCGCCGCGCATTTTTGAGTCAGCGCATCGGAATGATCTGAGTCAACGGCAGCGCCGCGGCGTTTCATTCTGCGCAGCGAGCGGTGTCGTTTCAAATTCCGCCGGCGCAACATTCGACGGGAACCGTTTGGGGTTTCTGAAACGACGCAGTACAATCGCCGCCTTGCCGATCAATCGGTCTGCCGGCACACCGGTGACCGCGATCGGGACTTGCGGTGAACGACATCATGCCCAATCCGTCCGACGACTCAGCCCACGAATTGCCTCGCGACGAGTCGTCGTTTGTGGAATTCCGGGGACCGGCCAACTGGTTTTCATTCCAGATGCCCCGAAGCCTGACGTCGCGCCAGACGGAAGCCTTCGTGGAGATATCACCAGCCGGCGCCGATGCGTCCGGTGACGAAAGTTCTTCGCGGCACCGCAGGTGGTCCATGACACTGTATG from Planctomycetaceae bacterium includes:
- a CDS encoding prolyl oligopeptidase family serine peptidase; protein product: MFRVRMLCLLLAGCLSHARITSADDVSASDVPELTTTQVVSSLDGMEQPVRYWAPDEANGDSPLPLFVFLHSWSGDYTQDNSKWLKQAVARNWIFLHPNFRGVNETPQACGSEFARRDVLDAIDFACEKFRVDRRRIYLAGTSGGGHMAMLMAAYHPDRFSAVSEWVGISDLQRWYHFHVKEGQPQRYAQMIVKCLGGPPGTSPEIDASYQERSPLFHLSNAADLPLDFNAGVHDGHTGSVPIDHTLNAYLTVTAAHGTATISSSEIAELLQEETLSRPTPSDEAGDPTYGRRILLRRQSRNARVTIFEGGHEGLPEPACEWLSQQSRLVQPESSDRQEEKAIE
- a CDS encoding helix-turn-helix domain-containing protein, with translation MNRDLSISQVARHLQIRRETVKRLIEQGHLEAYDAAPPSAPRRAYRITEPALTAFKQARRFRKHVPQNRKVSPAEVIEFF
- a CDS encoding 1-acyl-sn-glycerol-3-phosphate acyltransferase, producing MQKIVFDDPYTFVPPYRGKFWSWAFRFYLPRFLRTNYGITGWTTHGIEHLRGSLKAGHGIILCPNHCRISDPMLTGVITMETPCHFYALASWHVFRQSRLETFIARRVGGFSIYREGFDRQALDTSVDIVAEAERPLVIFPEGSISFANDRLLPLMDGTSFIARAAAKRRARRHPDSRVVIHPVAFRYRHRSDPNTSLVPAIERLERMVFWQTLDNLPLIDRLRRLGRALLCAREIQVLGEARAGGLHSRIQRLLNDILQPMEREWLGQTRTGSISARVKDLRAAIVPDMSRGSVDRAERRRRWRLLTDLYYAQCLSLYPEGYLEDGRCGEASVDRLFETVERLEEDMTDRFEIRRDVHVDITIGEAIEVDPAQKKDRSGDPLMATLRQRLLDLLGIEDWWPPEPVTATDDSDDGDSADGASSDSDSPVGEAVVSDQA
- a CDS encoding APC family permease, which produces MSGAQHSKPYGLATLTLLVIASMIGSGVFTTSGYTLAAVGSPARVMVCWLIGGGIALCGAVAFGRLARLMPESGGEYLYLTRNVHPMAGFLAGWVSLTAGFSGAIATAAVAFESYALRPSDRPEWLPDDVVAIALVLACGVAHAMHVRGGAILQNIVVVVKLLALAVFLGVVAVRLPVHEWHFAAIESAPTNMWDVTTAIATSVVWISLSYAGFNAAIYVASESEQASRSVPRALLLGTLLVAALYLLLNLAFVTSTDAGQLVGRNDVAAISALSIGGHCLEILIRVTISLGLFSSVSGMLMTGPRVYSQMATDGVFPQLFRIDRHGAVRSVSLQTLLAVALILIQRVLVAAGIVETSLLGLLDYLGTTLSLSSACCVATLFLRRVRQRTDFASSHIESLAAAVYVAATFTSIVLLMLRRGADGAPLGVRHLAGTALTIVTGLVAWNVFRVRGRRHETPVGS
- a CDS encoding tyrosine-type recombinase/integrase encodes the protein MAKTRTKPGKPRRNFPLFPHQNGQWAKKIKGKQYYFGPWSDPEGSEAKYLAQREYLQAGRTPPQVSDGCRIVDLVNRFLTVKQAMVDSQELSPRSFLDYFRCCENIISHFERERLVSDIRVEDFERYRIKLGKVRGLSAIGVQVTVCRMVFRFAFENELIDRPVRFGQHFKRPSKKALRLDRARKQQQHGLKMFEAAELRTILDAASDPLRAMVYLGVNGGLGASDLAELTDSSITHGWLDFPRVKTGIPRRIPLWPETIEAIKSASLSRPKARDDVRSDLLFITKYGRPWVRTGPSGTSNIDKIADAFAKLLKALGLKRQGVGFYALRHTFETIAGGSGDQVAVDAIMGHVNDDMASLYRERIDDSRLTAVSDRVRDWLFG
- a CDS encoding leucine-rich repeat protein — encoded protein: MSRSFRKLQQLSFLMLTVVLTAIHEKPAAADPPAAEEVSVPDENLASVLKDILKRKAVEGEAFTAENLQKIYYLQAIDRQIQDLTGLEHCTNLAEVRLSQNAIQDVSPLAACVNIQSLDLAGNKITSIDPLRALTKLQYLNVENNQIPKLDAVTELKALASLYADGNQIESLDPLKDLPKLHSLYAAGNRISDVQPVATLVHLDSLDLSGNQIEDVSALKSLHELRFTFLMKNRIRDISPLAEMARADNESERRFAPYWRLYLAENPLDADGTQQQFEILKAASVRVDLKYIREQQ
- a CDS encoding class I SAM-dependent methyltransferase; translation: MTRPITAAILTAFLCIPAMAEDKPAADRSPVPEGINDNFLNPDLNPEEWLQRFEIESREVFAGRESILKAVALQPGMSIADVGTGTGLYMGPFSKAVGDEGRVFAVDISPKFIEHITRRIKADELHNVQPVLSNDRSITLEPEVVDRVFICDTYHHFEFHKDMLASIRKALKPGGELILVEFDRIPGTSREWLLTHIRADKATFRGEIEAAGLEFIDEVEIPEFKENYLLRFRKPAE
- a CDS encoding PQQ-binding-like beta-propeller repeat protein, with the protein product MSRTGTRCLLALALVLASPVLFAADWPQFRGPDGQGRAANANLPLTWSETENVAWKTPIPGEGHSSPVIADDQIWLTTSISRFASEEQTPPAKEETSSGAKVPAGLTLQALRVNLQSGAVEKTITLFEIPKPEPKHTLNSYASPTPVIADDLVYFHFGTYGTACLNRHSGDVVWKEDSIHVDHQNGPGSSPIIWNDMLIIHFDGMDDQFITAFNRHTGKIAWQTHRSGEMSPTAEMKKAYGTPLVVESNGVPIVVSPAADWVYGYDARNGSEVWKASYGQSGFSTVPRPVEENGTVFIATSYMQSRLLAVRCDGVGDVSETHVKWMSDKQVPKKPSMLLVKGQLYFISDSGILSCVNAEDGTEIWQSRLPGEYSSSPLYASGRIYFFNQSGLTTVIAEGSEFQELASNQLDSGFMASPAVAENSLILRTEKALYRIESPHGR